From a region of the Malania oleifera isolate guangnan ecotype guangnan chromosome 12, ASM2987363v1, whole genome shotgun sequence genome:
- the LOC131143962 gene encoding uncharacterized protein LOC131143962: MRQRRWLELIKDYGCTISYFPRKANVVADALSRKLVGASVSEIVVQHQIMMDLERLRVEMVDRDPMVRSKLQTDFNVSEDGVLIFHTRLCVSGDAEINRTIPEEAHRSLYTVKVEHQRLAGPLQPLNIPKWKCERISMDFVTRLPAEVHKQNVIWVMVDWLMKTVHFVPIRASYSMNKLTELYMQQIVRLHGILIFIISD, from the exons atgaggcagcgcagATGGCTTGAGCTAATTAAAGACTATGGCTGCACCATTAGTTACTTCCCGAGAAAAGCTAATGtagtagctgatgcattgagtcgaaagTTAGTGGGTGCATCGGTTTCAGAAATTGTTGTACAACATcagattatgatggatctggagaggttgAGAGTAGAAATGGTGGACAGGGATCCAATG GTGCGGAGTAAGCTGCAGACAGACTTCAATGtttctgaggatggagttctcatatTTCACACCAGATTATGTGTGTCTGGCGATGCAGAGATTAATAGGACGATTCCGGAGGaagctcatcgctctctctatact gttaaGGTAGAGCACCAAAGGctagcaggaccacttcagccacttaaCATTCCAAAGTGGAAGTGTGAGcgcatctcgatggattttgtaacGAGGTTACCTGCAGAAGTGCATAagcagaatgtcatctgggttaTGGTGGATTGGCTGATGAAGACTGTGCATTTCGTTCCCATCAGAGCCAGCTATTCCATGAATAAGCTCACAGAGCTATATATGCAGcagattgtacgactccacggTATCTTGATTTTTATCatttcagattga
- the LOC131145219 gene encoding probable xyloglucan endotransglucosylase/hydrolase protein 23, with protein MSMASSLLSSSNVVKMLLFSLMFSSSVVLPSSASNFYENFDVTWGDGRAQVLNNGDLLTLSLDKASGSGFQSKQEYLFGKIDMQLKLVPGNSAGTITAYYLSSQGSTHDEIDFEFLGNLSGDPYILHTNVFGQGKGNREQQFYLWFDPTADFHTYSILWNPQAIIFSVDGTPIREFKNMESMGVPFPKNQPMRIYSSLWNADDWATRGGLVKADWTQAPFTASYRNYNADACVWSSGASSCSSHPSSSTSGTANSWLTQELDSTSRERLKWVQQNYMIYNYCTDTKRFPQGLPPECTTSMP; from the exons ATGTCCATGGCTTCGTCTCTGCTTTCTTCTTCAAATGTTGTGAAGATGCTGCTGTTCTCTCTTATGTTCAGCTCTTCAGTAGTACTCCCCTCGTCTGCAAGCAACTTCTACGAGAACTTTGACGTCACCTGGGGAGACGGTCGTGCTCAAGTTCTCAACAATGGCGACCTTCTCACTCTTTCCCTTGACAAAGCCTCTGGCTCTGGTTTTCAATCCAAGCAGGAGTACCTCTTTGGCAAGATCGACATGCAGCTCAAGCTCGTCCCCGGTAACTCCGCAGGCACCATCACTGCCTACTAT TTGTCGTCCCAAGGATCGACCCACGACGAGATAGACTTCGAATTCTTGGGGAACTTGAGTGGAGATCCCTACATTCTTCATACCAATGTTTTCGGCCAAGGCAAAGGCAATAGGGAGCAGCAATTCTATTTGTGGTTTGATCCCACTGCTGACTTTCACACCTATTCCATCCTCTGGAATCCTCAAGCCATAAT CTTCTCTGTGGATGGCACGCCTATTAGGGAATTCAAGAACATGGAATCAATGGGTGTTCCCTTTCCTAAAAATCAGCCGATGAGAATATACTCCAGTCTTTGGAATGCGGATGATTGGGCCACAAGAGGTGGGCTGGTGAAGGCAGACTGGACCCAAGCACCCTTCACCGCCTCCTACAGGAATTACAATGCTGATGCTTGTGTGTGGTCATCCGGAGCATCTTCATGTAGTTCACATCCATCTTCTTCAACCTCTGGTACAGCGAATTCGTGGCTCACTCAGGAATTGGATTCTACAAGTCGAGAAAGACTAAAATGGGTTCAGCAAAACTACATGATTTACAATTATTGCACGGACACGAAGCGCTTCCCACAAGGTCTCCCTCCAGAGTGCACCACCAGCATGCCTTAA
- the LOC131145218 gene encoding probable xyloglucan endotransglucosylase/hydrolase protein 23, producing the protein MASLVSSSNVLQMLLLSLMVCSFVRPSASNFHKNFDITWGDGRAQILKSGKLLTLSLDKASGSGFQSKHEYLFGKIDMQLKLVPGNSAGTVTAYYLSSQGSTHDEIDFEFLGNLSGDPYILHTNVFSQGKGNREQQFYLWFDPTADFHTYSILWNPHCIIFSVDGTPIREFKNMESNGVSFPKNQPMRIYSSLWNADDWATRGGLVKTDWSRAPFVASYRNYNAHNACVWSSRKSSCTSNSSSLSTTSNLWLTEQLDSARLERLKWVQKNYMIYNYCTDAKRFPQGLPLECTLANVS; encoded by the exons atggcTTCTCTCGTTTCGTCTTCCAATGTTCTGCAAATGCTGTTGCTCTCTCTAATGGTTTGCTCTTTCGTACGACCCTCTGCCAGCAACTTCCACAAAAACTTTGACATCACTTGGGGAGACGGCcgcgctcaaattctcaaaagcGGAAAGCTTCTCACTCTTTCCCTAGACAAAGCCTCTGGCTCTGGTTTCCAGTCCAAGCACGAGTACCTCTTTGGAAAGATTGACATGCAGCTTAAGCTCGTCCCCGGTAACTCCGCCGGCACCGTCACTGCCTACTAT TTATCGTCGCAAGGGTCGACCCACGATGAGATTGATTTTGAATTCTTGGGAAACTTGAGCGGAGATCCCTACATCCTTCATACTAACGTCTTCAGCCAAGGCAAAGGCAACAGAGAACAACAGTTCTACCTATGGTTTGATCCCACTGCCGATTTTCACACTTATTCCATCCTCTGGAATCCCCACTGCATCat CTTCTCTGTGGATGGCACACCCATTAGGGAATTCAAGAACATGGAGTCGAACGGTGTTTCCTTCCCCAAGAACCAGCCGATGAGGATATACTCGAGTCTTTGGAATGCAGATGATTGGGCCACAAGAGGTGGGCTGGTGAAGACGGATTGGAGTCGAGCGCCTTTTGTTGCCTCCTATAGGAATTACAATGCACATAATGCTTGTGTGTGGTCATCTAGAAAATCTTCGTGCACTTCAAATTCCTCTTCACTCTCTACTACTTCCAATTTGTGGCTCACTGAACAATTAGACTCCGCAAGGCTGGAAAGACTGAAATGGGTTCAGAAGAACTACATGATTTACAATTATTGCACAGACGCAAAGCGATTCCCCCAGGGCCTACCTCTGGAGTGCACCCTCGCCAATGTGTCTTGA